The DNA segment atttaattcttaaaatctttTGATATTATAATTTCGAATGagttaatcaattttaaaaatttcaactaATTCGGatgattttacaatttaaatatCGTTACGATTTTAATATTCTACCTTGCTAGTAACAACTCTTGTTGGCAATTTCACTTTACATCCTTGCTTCCCTTTATTCTAGTATGGACACAGCCGGAAAAGGAGACAGAAAACTCTGAAGAACTTGTGCCTTTACTCTCCAGAAACCACCACCGTTGGTCCCTTGGTGGACCCTCTTTCAGGGAGTTTGGTGGTGTCAATCACGTGTAGTTTGTTTATACTTGTACCCTTTTTAGGAACTAGATTCCATTTCACAAGATGACTAAGAACATAAAGTGTAACAAACCAAAAACTAAGAAGTGTCATTGGTCTAGTTCCTTGCTATTTTATCCATTTCGTGGATTCTAAGGATACATAGGAGTAGATGGGGACAACTTGGAACTAGTAACTTAGTAAGTGAAAGTGTTTGATCATGTAATGTAATTAGATATTTGTGTTTTAAAAAGCCAATTAAGATAACAAatgaatatattaaatatttttgttaatacaaCATTATATGATATGTAAAACTTTTGTTTGTAGTTTGTACTAACagtgtataaaaattaaatcctaattCATATGGGATATAATAATTTCATTTGATTCACATGGCCGACCGCAGTTGATCAAAGAAAACTTTATTTTCATTCCATATTTCCATTCATATTCATCAACAAAAGAGGAACAATGAAGATAGCTGAAAGCATATACCAGTTATGTCACCAAATATGGGTAGCTTATACTTGAACATAACTTCCATCAAGGACTGGTATTTGTTACATACAAGACTGCATACTATTATTagtaaatataatacaaaagaacaaaacaTGATGCAACTCAATTGGATTATAGGTATAAGCTACTATTTAAAATAAAGCTCAAGAAGCTTCTTGAAAGTGTCAAATACACTTGTGAAGGGATTAAGTGCAATAGGGGCCTTAAGTTCAAGATCAGGAAACTGGTTTATTAGTGCCTGCTGCATTCCAGGCATGGACATCATAGCTGCCAGCTGACTGTTCGACATTACTTCGCAATCTTGAGGCGTGTCTTTGATCTTGCTTGAATCATATCCAAAGTTTTCCAAGTAAGCTTTGTACTTCTCTATGAATTCAGGTCCAGGGTTAGGTGTTCTTGAGTATATCTGTAGTATTCAAAACCAGAAAATGAATCCCAATAAAAAAAGATTGACATAACATATAGGGTAAATTACACCGAAGTCTACTAAGATTAGGCAATATTAAACATGAATACATGATACGATTATATTTGGACAAGTGAACGCTAACCTTTCTGAGATTTAAATTCTATGATATTGAGTACTTTTGTTATAAGAGTAGTATAATTTAATATGAATTGCTGAGACTTAAGCAACTTCTAAAGCATTATTGTTATTTAAGAAATCTGCATTCCTGAGACTTGAGCAATTTCTAAGCATTATTGttatttcagaaaactctaTTCTACTCAACTAAATAATGATGAAACCAACTTGGTTTGATTGAGTGAGTCCGCTTAAACAAGCGTCGAGACTTCAAATCTCGTCTTAATGTATGTAGCAATCAGTTAGACAAtgacaaacccttaaatggagttcaGATCCGTGGTAGATTAGTATTTAGCCTCTGAATTCGGATATGTCATGGGAAAACAAATGACGAAAAGTACTTGAAAGGGGCTATATTTATGCAGTTGAGTAATACCTGAACAAAACTAGTGTCCTTTGCTCCTGAAACAAGAGCAAAATTGTCATAATCAGTAGCAATGACATCGTAAGGTTCCTTAGGGATGAATGGCAATGTAGGAAAGCGGAGATAGCATTTTTCTTTAATCATTTCCTGCTTCTCTAGGTCAGTTGCATTTTTCTGCAAATCATCTTCTGATAGACATTGAACTCTCCCCCTAATTCCGGTTATATATCCATTAGGGCCTCCATGAACACAAAATGTATCAACTTGAATAGCCTTAGCTTCCCTATCAAATGTATATACACCCTGAAATGTCATTAGTACATAATATCAAGAACTTTATGGATGCCAAAGAAACATAACAACCCAAGTAAATGAGAGAGTTTATGTCTAAGATGCACTAGAGTGTTATCATGATTCATGAATGACATAATTGAACTCATTTccaataaacaataaaattgaGAACCTTACGTTCTGTCTATGCCTTAGAATTCAATGATTGTTAATAAGTTAATAATATAATCTTCCTAAATTCCACACCTGAGTACAATGGCAGTCTTCTTGACCTTGACCGGCGAATCCACGTTTAAGCGAAGCGACTTCAAACCATCTTCCTGAATACCTTACAGGATCAAAATTCTTGGCTGTCATACCTCTCATCATCATTAGGTTCGCACCTTTTCCATCAGAATCATTCTCAAAGGGTAGGGCAACTGAATTTTCACTAGCATTGGCAAGCTGACATATATTTTGTTGATGAACAAAATCTGTAGCAGCAGACTGTTCATGAAATAAGAAGGTAAATCCACCCTTTTATATGAACTTCAATAAGgcaaaaaatgaaaatgttgaatataaaatattaaaacatcCAACAGTGAAGTAGCTCCACAAAAAGATTTTAGCAGCTCTAAAACTAAAATCTGAATGCAATCTCATAACTATAAACCTGAGATGGTGGAGGAGAGAGAAGTATGAAGGAAGCAGCAAGGCCAGATAACAAAACTTTCTTGGTCAGAACCACCTTACTACTCCTCCTCAGCTCCAATGAACACTTCAAATATGCTCCTCTTCCTGTTCCTGAAACCTTCCTGCATCATATGCAACCATAATTTCACCATATTTGGACACACTTCAAATGCACAACACTAAATATTTATATCTTCCATTATAGACAGATGATGGCAATTACACAAACAGGTAAGGTGCAACCTTAAAAATTCATAGAGCATATTAAGAATTAACAAGTAAAATTCACTCCACAATAATGGGAAACAAAATCACTAGAATAAATGTTGTTACCAAGATGTAGGAGGATAAGATGAACAGTGAAGTAGATGTGATGATGCTAGAAGAACCTCTACCATGTCTTTGCCTTTCTCACTTCACTCTCTTGTCCCATTTCTCATGATCTTTCTCTTTCTATTCTTCTActgctttttagtttttagcaATGTCAAACATCATTTTCCAATGTCTCATTTTCAAACTGGGCCTCCATTTTCAAAATTGGGCTTTTAAGGCCCAACCtaggtttttagtttttaacaaCCTAAGCCTAAACTCTTacaccaagaaaaaaaaaatccattaaACACAACCTAACCCAAAGAAAAATTGTCTTTCTTGTAATGTTATGAAACTTAGATTAATGGTCAATAAAAGATATAACTCTGTAACCAATTAATGGTTAATAATTGACATGTTACATGTATTATACCAACgaaaagataatataaattacaGTCAAGGATAAATTTAAGACATCTATTTTTTAAGGACCAAATTGATGTATGTATTATTcttcagaaattattttgactattagccctataaaattattatgagtttgcaccatttaaaaaaaataaataatgtcaATAATGTATGTACATTTGTTTATTTATGAATGATTAGTGTTAGACATTCACATGTGTGTTTACTAAACAAGATCCAAAGGTAAAAATATGATTTCAAATATTGAATTATGGAACATATTAGGACAATGCATGGTGATGAAGTATGAATTGATCTGAAGTATATAATACTTGAATTTGGAGAAAAATTAgtataaaagtgaaaaaatataACACACAAATCACAATACATGTTTAT comes from the Arachis duranensis cultivar V14167 chromosome 7, aradu.V14167.gnm2.J7QH, whole genome shotgun sequence genome and includes:
- the LOC107496568 gene encoding chloroplastic lipocalin codes for the protein MVEVLLASSHLLHCSSYPPTSWKVSGTGRGAYLKCSLELRRSSKVVLTKKVLLSGLAASFILLSPPPSQSAATDFVHQQNICQLANASENSVALPFENDSDGKGANLMMMRGMTAKNFDPVRYSGRWFEVASLKRGFAGQGQEDCHCTQGVYTFDREAKAIQVDTFCVHGGPNGYITGIRGRVQCLSEDDLQKNATDLEKQEMIKEKCYLRFPTLPFIPKEPYDVIATDYDNFALVSGAKDTSFVQIYSRTPNPGPEFIEKYKAYLENFGYDSSKIKDTPQDCEVMSNSQLAAMMSMPGMQQALINQFPDLELKAPIALNPFTSVFDTFKKLLELYFK